Proteins co-encoded in one Pirellulales bacterium genomic window:
- the asnB gene encoding asparagine synthase (glutamine-hydrolyzing), with product MCGIAGIFLQQSTTQAVSVEQLEAMLDTMPHRGPDARGTNLIDARTGLGHLRLAILDLRPESNQPFVLDDGDLTITYNGEIFNYIELRAELETLGAKFRTQSDTEVVLAAYRAWGAGCQSRFNGMWAFAIYDRRRDVLFCSRDRFGIKPFNYAFYRGRFLFASEIKAILAVVPELAQPDYDAISRVLRASIGAQCNATCFHGVNRLPPGHSLTVTRESQRLERYWRYPAEIDRSLNFDAAADRLRELLVDAVRLRMRSDVPVGLTLSGGVDSSALACLLRSFYDGPFDTFTAAYEGEWYDESGQAAELSHALGMTPHQVNAAGGEFLDMLRKIVWHIESPTQCPAVVPLWNIDRLARSKATVLLEGQGADELLAGYSPNFTEAMFDQAYQGRWWSALSELRHAGRSMGKRNALLTAARRMNPPMLHKLYRQYRGDEGVYVGPLVGRDEYPDRDPSKEAVGVLNQSLVSQLDGCLGDLLHYGDAISMAHSIEARVPFLDYRLVEFCLRMPGEYKFRNGIGKAILRHALRQDVPAPILQNRRKLGFVTPIARWFREQPEQTVYPVLRSEAARQRGIFSPRQVDEMLARHVSGKQDVSSQIFRWTVTELWFQTFIDQGIRPLRAA from the coding sequence ATGTGCGGCATTGCCGGCATCTTTCTTCAACAGTCAACAACTCAAGCCGTATCCGTCGAGCAATTGGAAGCGATGCTCGACACCATGCCCCACCGGGGGCCGGATGCGCGCGGTACCAACCTCATCGATGCCCGCACGGGATTGGGGCATCTGCGGTTGGCGATTCTCGATTTGCGCCCGGAAAGCAACCAGCCCTTCGTCCTCGACGACGGCGATCTGACGATCACCTACAACGGCGAGATCTTCAATTACATCGAGCTCCGCGCCGAGCTTGAAACGCTGGGGGCGAAGTTTCGCACGCAGTCGGACACCGAGGTCGTGCTCGCCGCCTATCGAGCATGGGGCGCCGGCTGCCAGTCGCGCTTCAACGGCATGTGGGCCTTCGCGATCTACGATCGCCGGCGCGACGTGTTGTTCTGCTCGCGCGACCGCTTCGGCATCAAGCCGTTCAACTATGCGTTCTACCGCGGACGCTTCCTGTTCGCCTCGGAAATCAAGGCCATCCTGGCCGTCGTGCCAGAACTGGCACAACCAGACTACGACGCCATCTCGCGCGTGCTCCGTGCCAGCATCGGCGCGCAATGCAACGCGACCTGCTTTCACGGGGTGAATCGCCTGCCGCCGGGGCATTCGTTGACCGTGACCCGCGAGTCACAACGGCTCGAGCGTTATTGGCGCTATCCCGCCGAGATCGACCGCTCCCTCAACTTCGACGCCGCCGCCGACCGCCTGCGCGAATTGCTCGTCGACGCCGTTCGCCTGCGCATGCGCAGCGACGTGCCAGTGGGCCTGACGCTGTCGGGCGGAGTCGACTCGTCGGCGCTGGCCTGCCTGCTCCGCAGCTTCTACGACGGCCCGTTCGATACCTTCACCGCGGCGTACGAGGGAGAATGGTACGACGAGTCGGGCCAGGCGGCCGAGCTATCGCATGCGCTCGGCATGACTCCCCACCAGGTGAACGCCGCCGGCGGCGAATTCCTCGACATGCTGCGCAAGATTGTCTGGCACATCGAGTCGCCGACACAATGCCCGGCCGTCGTGCCGCTGTGGAACATCGATCGGCTGGCGCGTTCCAAAGCCACGGTGCTCCTTGAAGGCCAGGGCGCCGACGAGTTGCTCGCCGGCTACTCACCGAACTTTACCGAGGCCATGTTCGATCAGGCCTACCAGGGACGCTGGTGGTCGGCCTTGTCCGAGTTGCGCCACGCGGGACGCTCGATGGGCAAGCGAAACGCCTTGCTGACTGCCGCCCGCCGCATGAACCCGCCGATGTTGCACAAGCTCTATCGGCAGTATCGCGGCGACGAAGGAGTCTACGTCGGTCCGCTCGTCGGTCGCGACGAGTACCCGGATCGCGACCCCTCGAAAGAAGCCGTCGGAGTGCTTAACCAGTCACTGGTCTCGCAACTCGACGGCTGCCTGGGCGATCTACTGCATTACGGCGATGCGATCTCGATGGCACATTCCATCGAGGCGCGGGTTCCCTTCCTCGATTATCGCCTCGTGGAGTTCTGCCTGCGTATGCCCGGCGAGTACAAGTTCCGCAACGGCATTGGCAAGGCCATTCTGCGGCACGCCCTCCGCCAGGATGTGCCCGCTCCGATTCTGCAGAACCGGCGCAAGCTGGGCTTCGTGACCCCCATCGCGCGCTGGTTTCGCGAGCAACCCGAGCAGACGGTCTATCCCGTGCTGCGGTCCGAGGCGGCGCGCCAGCGGGGCATTTTCTCCCCCCGGCAGGTCGACGAGATGCTCGCGCGGCACGTCTCCGGCAAGCAGGACGTGTCGAGCCAGATCTTTCGCTGGACGGTTACCGAACTCTGGTTTCAGACGTTCATCGACCAGGGCATACGCCCGTTGCGGGCCGCCTAG